One Prunus dulcis chromosome 7, ALMONDv2, whole genome shotgun sequence DNA segment encodes these proteins:
- the LOC117635641 gene encoding zeatin O-glucosyltransferase-like: MAHHQNGQNNTPNGFNQSKVVVVMVPLPAQGHLNQLLHFSRLVSAQDIPVHFVGSPTHNRQAKLRVHGWDQASVSNNVQFHDFQIPPFPSPPPNPNATNKFPSHLQPSFEATTHLRQPVADLLRQLSPKARRVIVIHDSMMASVIQDVASIPNGESYTFHTVSAFALFLYLCEAIGRPAMLEELHVEIPDGTPSLEGCFTNEFLDFIAAQYKCQKLNNAGNIYNTSRTIEGPYMDFLNRIGDHQKHWALGPFNPSTILKSGNSNGGRRHRCLDWLDKQAPNSVIYVSFGTTTAMKDEQIAELAIGLEQSNQKFIWVLRDADRGDLFSNEEERRAELPQGYEERVKGRGLVVRDWAPQLEILAHKSTGVFVSHCGWNSCMESITMGVPIAAWPMHSDQPRNTVLITRLLRVGVVMRDWAHRDEILTSLSVKNGVEKFIGSKEGHEIRKRAADLGAAVRRSMVAGGASHMEFSSFIDHITRY, from the coding sequence ATGGCTCACCACCAAAACGGCCAAAACAACACCCCAAATGGCTTTAACCAATCCAAAGTTGTAGTGGTCATGGTGCCCTTGCCAGCACAAGGCCACCTCAACCAACTCCTCCACTTCTCCCGCCTCGTCTCCGCCCAGGACATCCCCGTCCACTTTGTGGGCTCCCCCACCCACAACCGCCAAGCCAAGCTCCGAGTCCACGGTTGGGATCAAGCCTCGGTCTCCAACAACGTCCAATTCCACGACTTCCAAATCCCTCCTTTCCCCTCCCCTCCTCCCAACCCCAATGCAACAAACAAGTTCCCCTCTCATCTCCAACCCTCCTTCGAAGCCACCACCCATCTCCGCCAGCCCGTGGCGGATCTCCTACGCCAACTGTCACCCAAAGCAAGAAGAGTCATCGTCATCCATGACTCCATGATGGCCTCAGTCATCCAAGATGTTGCTTCCATACCAAATGGAGAGTCGTACACTTTTCACACTGTGTCTGCCTTTGCGTTATTTTTGTACCTGTGTGAAGCGATCGGACGGCCAGCAATGCTCGAGGAGCTACACGTTGAGATCCCAGATGGCACCCCATCTCTTGAAGGCTGCTTCACCAATGAGTTCTTGGATTTCATTGCTGCACAATATAAGTGCCAAAAGCTGAACAACGCAGGAAACATTTACAACACTAGTAGGACTATTGAAGGACCTTACATGGATTTTCTGAATAGGATTGGAGATCACCAGAAGCATTGGGCTCTTGGGCCATTCAACCCAAGTACAATATTGAAATCTGGTAATTCAAATGGTGGCAGGAGGCACAGGTGTTTGGATTGGTTGGATAAACAAGCCCCAAACTCAGTGATCTATGTGTCTTTTGGAACAACCACAGCCATGAAAGATGAGCAAATTGCAGAGCTGGCAATTGGGTTGGAGCAAAGCAACCAAAAGTTCATTTGGGTACTGAGGGATGCTGATAGAGGTGACCTTTTCAGCAAtgaagaggagagaagagCTGAGCTGCCACAAGGGTATGAAGAAAGAGTCAAAGGAAGGGGATTGGTGGTGAGAGATTGGGCCCCACAGTTGGAAATCCTGGCCCACAAATCAACTGGAGTGTTTGTGAGCCACTGTGGCTGGAACTCATGCATGGAGAGCATCACCATGGGGGTGCCCATAGCTGCTTGGCCAATGCACTCAGACCAACCGAGGAACACAGTTTTGATCACAAGGCTGCTTAGGGTTGGTGTTGTGATGAGGGATTGGGCCCACAGGGATGAGATTTTGACATCACTGAGTGTTAAAAATGGTGTGGAGAAATTTATAGGATCTAAAGAAGGGCATGAGATTAGGAAGAGGGCAGCAGATTTGGGTGCTGCCGTCCGGCGGTCCATGGTTGCAGGTGGAGCTTCTCACAtggaattttcttctttcattgATCATATCACCAGATACTAG
- the LOC117634766 gene encoding nuclear pore complex protein NUP93A-like isoform X2: MATDQNMSSWTDLLHSSTKLLEQAAPSAQFPPLQRNLDQLETLSKKLKAKTLRTETPQQSIAATRLLAREGLNAEQLARDLKSFELKTTFEDVFPSEATTVEEYLQQVHQMTMVSALQEAQKDNLRSFNDYMLKVLEEDWQKEKRDFLQSLSQISTLPKTNMTYTSSAGSRSGQIASITSSPQVSSTPSSMEPVPLASKPILEKKTSVYAEVVKNLNNARQRGLPFKPASAFKGAYESLGLDASGGKSVNMQKIWHLLQTLMGEDITIQRGASKRMSLVIGARRHLEWGHEKYIMDTIQSHPAQAALGGVVGNLQRIRAFLRIRLRDYGVLDFDAGDARRQPPVDTTWQQLTEWINTGGMVPVEIAAAASEECEKMLRTGDRVGRAAYDKKKLLLYALISGSRRQIDRLLRDLPTLFNTIEDFLWFKLSAVRDCPGGAAPIVMNESLVPYTLDDLQIYLNKFDPSYYTKNGKDPLVYPYVLLLSIQLIPGVVYLSKETGDEGYNIDAAHISIVLADHGVLSEGAGAGQKMGVMDAYAEASSIIRQYGSVYLRLGNLQMALEYYAQAAAAVGGGQLSWSGRGNVDQQRQRNLMLKQLLTELLLRDGGIYLLLGSRGAGEEGELGRFLTDVKERQQFLLEAAHQCQEAGLYEKSIEIQKRIGAFSMALDTINKCLSEAICALSRGRLDGESRTAGLIHSGNEILEMHKYYPEISPQERESVSEQHIVLRQLEAVLSIHKLARGGHYADALREVARLPFLPLDPRTPDATTDVFQNLSPHVQACVPDLLKVALTCLDNMVDSDGSLRALRAKIASFIANNSSRNWPRDLYEKVARSF; the protein is encoded by the exons ATGGCCACCGACCAAAACATGAGTAGCTGGACCGATCTGCTCCACTCCTCCACCAAGCTTCTCGAACAAGCCGCTCCTTCCGCGCAGTTCCCTCCTCTACAG AGAAATTTGGATCAGTTAGAAACATTATCGAAGAAACTCAAGGCGAAAACTTTACGAACTGAGACTCCTCAACAATCCATTGCTGCCACGAG GCTTCTTGCACGTGAGGGACTAAATGCAGAGCAGCTTGCACGTGACCTTAAGTCCTTTGAATTGAAG ACAACATTTGAAGATGTTTTTCCGTCTGAAGCTACAACTGTTGAAGAGTATCTGCAGCAG GTCCATCAAATGACAATGGTCTCAGCTCTTCAAGAAGCTCAGAAGGATAACCTTAGAAGTTTTAATGATTACATGTTAAAAGTTTTGGAG GAGGATTGGCAGAAAGAAAAACGTGATTTCCTTCAAAGCCTAAGTCAGATTTCAACATTACCCAAGACTAACATGACTTATACTAGCAGCGCTGGTAGTCGTTCTGGTCAAATAGCGTCCATAACTTCTAGCCCTCAAGTTTCATCTACTCCATCTAGTATGGAGCCTGTACCTTTAGCTAGCAAGCCCATCcttgagaagaaaacttcTGTCTATGCAGAAGTTGTTAAAAATCTGAATAATGCAAGGCAGCGTGGATTACCGTTTAAa CCTGCTTCAGCTTTCAAGGGTGCTTATGAGAGTTTAGGCCTTGATGCATCTGGTGGAAAATCAGTTAACATGCAGAAGATATGGCACCTTCTTCAG ACATTAATGGGCGAAGATATAACCATACAACGGGGTGCTTCAAAACGGATGTCATTAGTTATTGGGGCAAGGCGCCACCTGGAATGGGGGCATGAAAAGTACATCATGGATACAATCCAAAGTCATCCTGCGCAG GCAGCCCTCGGAGGAGTTGTTGGAAATTTACAAAGAATTCGTGCCTTTCTTCGG ATTCGTTTAAGAGATTATGGAGTTCTAGATTTTGATGCAGGTGATGCTCGTAGGCAGCCTCCTGTTGATACCACTTGGCAGCAG CTTACTGAGTGGATTAATACTGGGGGTATGGTGCCTGTGGAGATTGCAGCTGCTGCATCAGAAGAATGTGAAAAAATGTTAAGAACAGGTGATCGTGTGGGCCGAGCTGCATATGACAAGAAAAAGTTGTTACTATATGCTCTCATATCTGGTTCTCGTAGGCAAATCGACCGCCTACTAAGAGATCTACCAACTCTTTTTAACACCATAGAGGATTTCTTGTGGTTCAAATTGTCTGCTGTAAGAGACTGCCCTGGTGGAGCTGCACCCATTGTCATGAATGAGAGCTTGGTACCATACACTTTGGATGATTTGCAGATTTACTTGAACAAATTTGACCCCTCATACTATACAAAAAATGGAAAGGACCCTCTGGTGTACCCATATGTTTTGCTTTTAAGCATCCAGTTGATACCAGGTGTGGTATACTTGTCCAAGGAAACTGGAGATGAAGGATATAACATTGATGCTGCCCACATATCAATTGTGCTAGCAGACCATGGGGTCCTTTCTGAAGGAGCTGGGGCTGGACAGAAAATGGGCGTGATGGATGCTTACGCAGAGGCATCTAGCATAATCAGGCAGTATGGGTCTGTGTATTTACGTCTTGGTAATCTTCAGATGGCATTAGAATATTATGCACAAGCTGCTGCTGCAGTCGGTGGTGGGCAGTTGTCATGGTCTGGAAGAGGAAATGTGGATCAACAAAGGCAGAGAAATTTGATGCTGAAGCAGCTCCTTACAGAACTGTTGTTACGGGATGGGGGCATCTATCTTTTACTTGGTTCAAGAGGTGCTGGAGAAGAAGGTGAATTGGGGCGATTTTTGACTGATGTAAAAGAGAGACAACAATTTCTGCTTGAAGCTGCTCACCAATGTCAGGAAGCTGGATTGTATGAAAAG TCTATAGAAATTCAGAAACGAATAGGGGCATTCTCGATGGCATTGGATACGATTAACAAGTGCCTTTCTGAAGCTATTTGTGCCCTCTCACGTGGTAGATTGGATGGTGAGAGTCGAACTGCTGGTCTCATTCACTCTGGAAATGAGATCTTGGAGATGCACAAATATTATCCTGAAATCAG TCCTCAAGAGAGGGAAAGTGTTTCAGAGCAGCATATTGTGTTAAGACAACTTGAGGCCGTACTGTCAATCCATAAATTGGCAAGAGGAGGCCATTATGCTGATGCTTTGAGGGAGGTTGCCAGACTTCCATTTCTTCCATTAGATCCTCGAACACCAGATGCTACCACTGATGTGTTCCAGAATTTATCTCCTCATGTCCAAGCCTGTGTTCCGGACCTCCTGAAGGTTGCGCTCACTTGTCTGGACAACATGGTGGATTCTGATGGATCGCTTCGCGCCTTGAGGGCTAAG ATTGCTAGCTTCATTGCAAATAATTCCAGTAGGAATTGGCCTCGCGATTTGTATGAGAAAGTTGCCCGGAGCTTTTAA
- the LOC117633511 gene encoding uncharacterized protein LOC117633511, which yields MEVVDWGNSLGESVSEARAQHANSTDEENHYASGFASKFQPRKITSKAHWNDQMGMAEVVVERGRYRISTGIVRHSKLYYSIEEVLFLVEIGDLLLLDDSGTLSLEDIYMKISDRKNGCCWEEFQAYRQLKSLGYIVGRHGIPWSMKSLKSNCETVSSQGCPESDEVVDLGSEETRSVIGLLNGMQINEARLIFDVYLPNSKFRKSSPGDPSFVLCFTRGPPPSKADLEALERQCQNIPLKVCHEEQGWVSFFSFDKVELPVLP from the exons ATGGAGGTCGTGGATTGGGGGAATTCTTTAGGGGAGAGTGTTTCTGAGGCCCGTGCACAACATGCCAACAGCACTGATGAAGAAAATCACTATGCTTCTGGGTTTGCATCCAAGTTTCAGCCCAG AAAAATCACATCCAAGGCTCACTGGAATGACCAGATGGGCATGGCTGAGGTGGTAGTTGAAAGGGGTAGATATCGGATATCCACGGGAATTGTGCGCCATAGCAAGCTCTATTACTCTATTGAGGAAGTTTT GTTTTTGGTTGAAATAGGCGACTTGCTTCTCTTGGATGATAGTGGTACACTTTCCTTGgaagatatatatatgaagattTCAGATAGAAAGAATGGGTGTTGTTGGGAGGAATTTCAAGCTTATAGGCAACTCAAGTCTCTTGGTTACATTGTTGGGCGGCATGGTATCCCCTGGTCTATGAAGAGTTTGAAGAGTAATTGTGAAACTGTTTCTTCTCAAGGTTGTCCAGAAAGTGATGAGGTGGTGGACTTGGGATCAGAAGAGACTAGGTCTGTCATTGGATTGTTGAATGGGATGCAAATAAATGAAGCAAGGCTGATTTTTGATGTTTATCTCCCAAATAGCAAGTTCAGGAAGTCTTCTCCTGGTGATCCAAGTTTTGTGCTCTGCTTTACTAG GGGTCCTCCACCATCCAAAGCAGACCTTGAAGCCCTCGAGAGACAATGTCAGAACATTCCTTTGAAGGTTTGCCATGAAGAGCAGGGGTGGGTGagtttcttttcctttgacaAGGTGGAACTTCCTGTCCTACCTTGA
- the LOC117634766 gene encoding nuclear pore complex protein NUP93A-like isoform X1 yields the protein MATDQNMSSWTDLLHSSTKLLEQAAPSAQFPPLQRNLDQLETLSKKLKAKTLRTETPQQSIAATRLLAREGLNAEQLARDLKSFELKTTFEDVFPSEATTVEEYLQQVHQMTMVSALQEAQKDNLRSFNDYMLKVLEEDWQKEKRDFLQSLSQISTLPKTNMTYTSSAGSRSGQIASITSSPQVSSTPSSMEPVPLASKPILEKKTSVYAEVVKNLNNARQRGLPFKPASAFKGAYESLGLDASGGKSVNMQKIWHLLQTLMGEDITIQRGASKRMSLVIGARRHLEWGHEKYIMDTIQSHPAQAALGGVVGNLQRIRAFLRIRLRDYGVLDFDAGDARRQPPVDTTWQQIYFCLRTGCYDEARAVALSSRTSNQFAPLLTEWINTGGMVPVEIAAAASEECEKMLRTGDRVGRAAYDKKKLLLYALISGSRRQIDRLLRDLPTLFNTIEDFLWFKLSAVRDCPGGAAPIVMNESLVPYTLDDLQIYLNKFDPSYYTKNGKDPLVYPYVLLLSIQLIPGVVYLSKETGDEGYNIDAAHISIVLADHGVLSEGAGAGQKMGVMDAYAEASSIIRQYGSVYLRLGNLQMALEYYAQAAAAVGGGQLSWSGRGNVDQQRQRNLMLKQLLTELLLRDGGIYLLLGSRGAGEEGELGRFLTDVKERQQFLLEAAHQCQEAGLYEKSIEIQKRIGAFSMALDTINKCLSEAICALSRGRLDGESRTAGLIHSGNEILEMHKYYPEISPQERESVSEQHIVLRQLEAVLSIHKLARGGHYADALREVARLPFLPLDPRTPDATTDVFQNLSPHVQACVPDLLKVALTCLDNMVDSDGSLRALRAKIASFIANNSSRNWPRDLYEKVARSF from the exons ATGGCCACCGACCAAAACATGAGTAGCTGGACCGATCTGCTCCACTCCTCCACCAAGCTTCTCGAACAAGCCGCTCCTTCCGCGCAGTTCCCTCCTCTACAG AGAAATTTGGATCAGTTAGAAACATTATCGAAGAAACTCAAGGCGAAAACTTTACGAACTGAGACTCCTCAACAATCCATTGCTGCCACGAG GCTTCTTGCACGTGAGGGACTAAATGCAGAGCAGCTTGCACGTGACCTTAAGTCCTTTGAATTGAAG ACAACATTTGAAGATGTTTTTCCGTCTGAAGCTACAACTGTTGAAGAGTATCTGCAGCAG GTCCATCAAATGACAATGGTCTCAGCTCTTCAAGAAGCTCAGAAGGATAACCTTAGAAGTTTTAATGATTACATGTTAAAAGTTTTGGAG GAGGATTGGCAGAAAGAAAAACGTGATTTCCTTCAAAGCCTAAGTCAGATTTCAACATTACCCAAGACTAACATGACTTATACTAGCAGCGCTGGTAGTCGTTCTGGTCAAATAGCGTCCATAACTTCTAGCCCTCAAGTTTCATCTACTCCATCTAGTATGGAGCCTGTACCTTTAGCTAGCAAGCCCATCcttgagaagaaaacttcTGTCTATGCAGAAGTTGTTAAAAATCTGAATAATGCAAGGCAGCGTGGATTACCGTTTAAa CCTGCTTCAGCTTTCAAGGGTGCTTATGAGAGTTTAGGCCTTGATGCATCTGGTGGAAAATCAGTTAACATGCAGAAGATATGGCACCTTCTTCAG ACATTAATGGGCGAAGATATAACCATACAACGGGGTGCTTCAAAACGGATGTCATTAGTTATTGGGGCAAGGCGCCACCTGGAATGGGGGCATGAAAAGTACATCATGGATACAATCCAAAGTCATCCTGCGCAG GCAGCCCTCGGAGGAGTTGTTGGAAATTTACAAAGAATTCGTGCCTTTCTTCGG ATTCGTTTAAGAGATTATGGAGTTCTAGATTTTGATGCAGGTGATGCTCGTAGGCAGCCTCCTGTTGATACCACTTGGCAGCAG ATCTACTTTTGCTTGAGAACTGGGTGTTATGATGAAGCAAGAGCTGTTGCTCTGTCATCTCGCACGTCAAACCAGTTTGCTCCTCTG CTTACTGAGTGGATTAATACTGGGGGTATGGTGCCTGTGGAGATTGCAGCTGCTGCATCAGAAGAATGTGAAAAAATGTTAAGAACAGGTGATCGTGTGGGCCGAGCTGCATATGACAAGAAAAAGTTGTTACTATATGCTCTCATATCTGGTTCTCGTAGGCAAATCGACCGCCTACTAAGAGATCTACCAACTCTTTTTAACACCATAGAGGATTTCTTGTGGTTCAAATTGTCTGCTGTAAGAGACTGCCCTGGTGGAGCTGCACCCATTGTCATGAATGAGAGCTTGGTACCATACACTTTGGATGATTTGCAGATTTACTTGAACAAATTTGACCCCTCATACTATACAAAAAATGGAAAGGACCCTCTGGTGTACCCATATGTTTTGCTTTTAAGCATCCAGTTGATACCAGGTGTGGTATACTTGTCCAAGGAAACTGGAGATGAAGGATATAACATTGATGCTGCCCACATATCAATTGTGCTAGCAGACCATGGGGTCCTTTCTGAAGGAGCTGGGGCTGGACAGAAAATGGGCGTGATGGATGCTTACGCAGAGGCATCTAGCATAATCAGGCAGTATGGGTCTGTGTATTTACGTCTTGGTAATCTTCAGATGGCATTAGAATATTATGCACAAGCTGCTGCTGCAGTCGGTGGTGGGCAGTTGTCATGGTCTGGAAGAGGAAATGTGGATCAACAAAGGCAGAGAAATTTGATGCTGAAGCAGCTCCTTACAGAACTGTTGTTACGGGATGGGGGCATCTATCTTTTACTTGGTTCAAGAGGTGCTGGAGAAGAAGGTGAATTGGGGCGATTTTTGACTGATGTAAAAGAGAGACAACAATTTCTGCTTGAAGCTGCTCACCAATGTCAGGAAGCTGGATTGTATGAAAAG TCTATAGAAATTCAGAAACGAATAGGGGCATTCTCGATGGCATTGGATACGATTAACAAGTGCCTTTCTGAAGCTATTTGTGCCCTCTCACGTGGTAGATTGGATGGTGAGAGTCGAACTGCTGGTCTCATTCACTCTGGAAATGAGATCTTGGAGATGCACAAATATTATCCTGAAATCAG TCCTCAAGAGAGGGAAAGTGTTTCAGAGCAGCATATTGTGTTAAGACAACTTGAGGCCGTACTGTCAATCCATAAATTGGCAAGAGGAGGCCATTATGCTGATGCTTTGAGGGAGGTTGCCAGACTTCCATTTCTTCCATTAGATCCTCGAACACCAGATGCTACCACTGATGTGTTCCAGAATTTATCTCCTCATGTCCAAGCCTGTGTTCCGGACCTCCTGAAGGTTGCGCTCACTTGTCTGGACAACATGGTGGATTCTGATGGATCGCTTCGCGCCTTGAGGGCTAAG ATTGCTAGCTTCATTGCAAATAATTCCAGTAGGAATTGGCCTCGCGATTTGTATGAGAAAGTTGCCCGGAGCTTTTAA